The genomic window GAAGCACACGGTCGCGCGGTACTTCTGAATGATCTCGATCATGTTCGGCGGCGCTGCCTTTTCGAGCAGCGTCGCAGCCGCGCCGAAGCGCAGCGGGAATACGGCCAGGCCGCCAAGGCCGAAGGTGAAGGCAAGCGGCGGCGAGCCGACGAACACGTCGTCCGGCGTGACGTTCAGCACTTCGCGTGCATAGCCGTCTGCGACGATAAGGAGATCACGGTGGAAATGCATGGTGGCCTTCGGCTCACCCGTCGTGCCGGAGGTGAAGCCGAGCAGTGCCACGTCGTCGCGGCCGGTCTTCACCGCATCAAAGCGCACCGGCTTGTCGAGCGCCACGCGGTCCAGTTCCGCATCGAAATTTGCCGTGCCGTCGAAGCCGACGACCTTCTGCAGGAACTCACTGTCCTTGGCGCAGGCGACGAGTTCGTCCATCAGCCGCGTGTCGCAGAGCGCCAGCGAAATCTCCGCCTTGTCGACGATCTTCGCTAGCTCGCCGGCGCGCAGCATCGGCATGGTGTTGACCACGACGGCGCCCGCTTTCGTCGCAGCGAGCCAGCAGGCCACCATTGCGGGGTTGTTGGCGGAGCGGATCAGAACGCGGTTGCCGGGCTTGACGCCGTAATCCTCGGTCAGCGCATGCGCCAGGCGGTTCGTCCAGTCCGACAATTCCTTGTAGGTGCGGCGGCGACCGTTGCCGATCAGCGCGACATTGTCGCCGAAGCCTTTTTCGACCAGGCGATCGGTGAGCTCGACGCCGGCATTCAGATAATCCGGATAATCGAAGCCGGAGAGATCGATCTCAGGCCACTGATCGAAGGGGGGCAGGTTATCGCGGGCGAAGGTATCGATGTGGCCCGTCGGTCCCAGTTGCATGTCTCTCTCCCAAAAAACCTTGCGCCCAACCTCAGGCTAAAAACCTCAGGCCATGACCTGTCTGGCGATGACGACCTTCTGCACATCCGATGCGCCTTCGTAGATCCTGAGCGCG from Georhizobium profundi includes these protein-coding regions:
- a CDS encoding AMP-binding protein; its protein translation is MQLGPTGHIDTFARDNLPPFDQWPEIDLSGFDYPDYLNAGVELTDRLVEKGFGDNVALIGNGRRRTYKELSDWTNRLAHALTEDYGVKPGNRVLIRSANNPAMVACWLAATKAGAVVVNTMPMLRAGELAKIVDKAEISLALCDTRLMDELVACAKDSEFLQKVVGFDGTANFDAELDRVALDKPVRFDAVKTGRDDVALLGFTSGTTGEPKATMHFHRDLLIVADGYAREVLNVTPDDVFVGSPPLAFTFGLGGLAVFPLRFGAAATLLEKAAPPNMIEIIQKYRATVCFTAPTAYRAMLAAMEEGADLSSLRAAVSAGETLPAPVFDAWGKKTGKPMLDGIGSTELLHIFITNRFDDARAGSTGRPVTGYSAIVVDENMHEVPRGMVGKLAVKGPTGCRYLADARQRDYVRDGWNVTGDSFTQDEEGYFHFAARSDDMIISAGYNIAGPEVEAALLAHDDVAECAVIGVPDEERGTVVCAYVVVTPGVETGTETAKRLQDHVKAVIAPYKYPRLVRFVDELPKTQTGKIQRFRLRAEN